The following are encoded together in the Chanodichthys erythropterus isolate Z2021 chromosome 16, ASM2448905v1, whole genome shotgun sequence genome:
- the LOC137002850 gene encoding uncharacterized protein: protein MNLHSLILLCVSAAAVFGNTIKPDTIEVGTDEGQNVKLSCSYSSTGGSDDLFWYRQYGRSKPEFLVSTFSTATDPEVSDVDSRFSVKVEKKEQIHVYLIISSAAVSDSALYYCALRPTVTGNTVTLYKNPSVFNPMRTSNRHRDKDYKRIYKLQIVNLKQIMRWIRNIFLFALFSLECRSEEKVDQPDKHVTEAEGRSVTLDCSYTTASTQPNLFWYIQRANDFPKYILRRDKFGVGENGTEFQERFHSELSSNSVPLKIKDLRVSDSAVYYCALRPTVTGNTSDLYKNLLQ from the exons ATGAATCTTCATTCACTTATTCTGCTCTGTGTCTCAGCAG CTGCTGTCTTTGGAAATACCATCAAACCAGACACAATAGAAGTTGGTACTGATGAGGGACAAAATGTTAAGTTGTCCTGTAGTTATTCCTCCACTGGAGGTTCAGATGATCTCTTCTGGTACCGTCAGTATGGAAGATCAAAACCTGAATTTCTTGTTTCCACCTTCAGTACTGCAACAGATCCTGAAGTATCTGATGTAGATTCAAGATTCTCTGTTAAAGTTGAAAAAAAGGAACAAATCCATGTGTATCTGATCATCTCCTCTGCTGCAGTATCAGACTCTGCTCtgtattactgtgctctgaGGCCCACAGTCACAGGAAACACTGTAACTCTGTACAAAAACCCTTCTGTATTTAATCCAATGAGAACAAGCAACAGACACAGAGACAAAGACTACAAGAGAATCTATAAACTGCAGAT tgtgaatttaaaacagatcatgaGGTGGATCAGGAATATATTTCTATTTGCACTCTTCAGTCTTG AGTGCAGATCAGAAGAGAAAGTTGATCAGCCAGACAAACATGTGACTGAAGCTGAAGGAAGATCAGTGACATTAGATTGTTCATATACGACAGCTTCAACACAGCCAAACCTCTTCTGGTACATCCAGAGAGCAAATGACTTTCCTAAATACATCCTGAGAAGAGACAAGTTTGGAGTTGGAGAAAATGGCACTGAGTTCCAGGAGAGATTTCACTCTGAACTTTCATCAAATTCAGTTCCTCTGAAGATCAAGGATCTGCGTGTGTCTGACTCTGCTgtgtattactgtgctctgaggcccacagtcacaggaaacacatcagatctttaCAAAAACCTGTTACAATGA
- the ing5b gene encoding inhibitor of growth protein 5b isoform X1, which yields MAKGMYLEHYLDSIEGLPCELQRNFSLMGDLDNRTEEKKAEISELASEYIANVRNLASEERVQHLKKIENAYTKCKEYSDDKVQLAMQIYEMVDKHIRRLDADLARFENDLQEKLDSGSPDSSDEKQSRKDKNIKDKKGSIGKDKKGSDPDSPKQKRQKTGSNISESLLAMHPSDVLDMPVDPNEPTYCLCSQVSYGEMIGCDNSDCPIEWFHFACVGLTTKPKGKWFCPRCTQEMRKK from the exons ATGGCGAAAGGAATGTACCTAGAGCACTATTTAGACA GTATCGAGGGACTTCCCTGCGAGTTGCAAAGAAACTTTTCATTAATGGGGGATTTGGATAACAGGACTGAAG AGAAAAAAGCAGAGATAAGTGAACTAGCTTCTGAGTATATTGCAAATGTTAGAAATCTGGCATCCGAGGAGCGTGTCCAGCATCTAAAGAAGATTGAAAATGCCTACACCAAATGCAAAGAGTACAGCGATGACAAAGTTCAGCTTGCAATGCAGATATATGAAATG GTGGATAAACACATTCGGAGGTTGGATGCTGATCTAGCACGCTTTGAGAACGATCTGCAGGAGAAACTGGACTCTGGTAGTCCGGATAGCTCAGATGAGAAGCAATCTCGAA AGGATAAGAATATAAAAGACAAGAAGGGATCCATTGGAAAAGACAAGAAAGGATCAGATCCAGACTCACCCAAGCAGAAAAGACAGAAAACTGG CTCCAACATAAGTGAATCTCTGCTCGCCATGCATCCATCAGATGTCCTGGATATGCCAGTGGACCCTAATGAACCCACATACTGTTTGTGTAGTCAAGTATCATATGGAGAAATGATTGGATGTGACAATTCTGAT TGTCCAATAGAGTGGTTTCACTTTGCCTGTGTCGGCCTAACAACCAAACCAAAGGGAAAATG GTTCTGTCCCAGATGTACCCAAGAGATGAGAAAAAAATAG
- the ing5b gene encoding inhibitor of growth protein 5b isoform X2: MGDLDNRTEEKKAEISELASEYIANVRNLASEERVQHLKKIENAYTKCKEYSDDKVQLAMQIYEMVDKHIRRLDADLARFENDLQEKLDSGSPDSSDEKQSRKDKNIKDKKGSIGKDKKGSDPDSPKQKRQKTGSNISESLLAMHPSDVLDMPVDPNEPTYCLCSQVSYGEMIGCDNSDCPIEWFHFACVGLTTKPKGKWFCPRCTQEMRKK, encoded by the exons ATGGGGGATTTGGATAACAGGACTGAAG AGAAAAAAGCAGAGATAAGTGAACTAGCTTCTGAGTATATTGCAAATGTTAGAAATCTGGCATCCGAGGAGCGTGTCCAGCATCTAAAGAAGATTGAAAATGCCTACACCAAATGCAAAGAGTACAGCGATGACAAAGTTCAGCTTGCAATGCAGATATATGAAATG GTGGATAAACACATTCGGAGGTTGGATGCTGATCTAGCACGCTTTGAGAACGATCTGCAGGAGAAACTGGACTCTGGTAGTCCGGATAGCTCAGATGAGAAGCAATCTCGAA AGGATAAGAATATAAAAGACAAGAAGGGATCCATTGGAAAAGACAAGAAAGGATCAGATCCAGACTCACCCAAGCAGAAAAGACAGAAAACTGG CTCCAACATAAGTGAATCTCTGCTCGCCATGCATCCATCAGATGTCCTGGATATGCCAGTGGACCCTAATGAACCCACATACTGTTTGTGTAGTCAAGTATCATATGGAGAAATGATTGGATGTGACAATTCTGAT TGTCCAATAGAGTGGTTTCACTTTGCCTGTGTCGGCCTAACAACCAAACCAAAGGGAAAATG GTTCTGTCCCAGATGTACCCAAGAGATGAGAAAAAAATAG